The following coding sequences lie in one Lolium perenne isolate Kyuss_39 chromosome 2, Kyuss_2.0, whole genome shotgun sequence genomic window:
- the LOC127335708 gene encoding probable beta-D-xylosidase 6: MYPHFILLMLTVAGAGAATSPNAYPCASAAANSYPFCNASLSFPARARALVSLLTLDEKIAQLSNTAAGAPRLGVPPYEWWSESLHGLADNGPGVNFSSGPVARATMFPQVILSAASFNRSLWRAVAEAVAVEARAMHNAGQAGLTYWAPNINVFRDPRWGRGQETPGEDPAVIAAYSVEYVKGFQGEYGDAKEGRMMLSACCKHYVAYDLEKWETFTRYTFNAKVNAQDFEDTYEPPFKSCIQEGRASCLMCSYNQVNGVPACARKDLLQKIRNEWGFQGYIVSDCDAVGIIREYQSYTSSDEDSVAIVLKAGMDINCGSFLVLRTKSALETGKIQEEDINRALFNLFSLQLRLGLFDKASGNQWFTQLGPSNICTKEHRELATEAVRQGTVLLKNDNNFLPLKRSEVSHIAIIGPAAADSYLMGGDYTGVPCDPITFLKGMKAFVPQTTVAAGCKDVSCNSTEGFGEAIEAARRADIVVVIAGLNLTQETEDLDRVSLLLPGKQMDLVNSVASVTKKPIVLVITGGGPVDVSFAKHDERIASILWIGYPGEVGGQVLPEILFGEYNPGGKLPITWYPESFTAVPMTDMNMRADPSRGYPGRTYRFYTGDVVYGFGYGLSYSKYSYNIVGAPRTISLSRSSSPSLISRKPAYTRRDGLDYVQVEDIASCESLTFSVHISVSNDGAMDGSHALLLFARSKSIAPGFPLKQLVAFERVYTDAGRSTNVEIMVDPCKLMSAANTEGRRVLLLGSHHLMVGDEEHEFVIEA, from the exons ATGTATCCCCACTTCATCCTCCTCATGCtcaccgtcgccggcgccggcgccgccacGTCGCCGAATGCGTACCCGTGCGCGTCGGCCGCGGCCAACTCCTACCCCTTCTGCAACGCCTCGCTCTCGTTCCCCGCCCGCGCGCGCGCCCTCGTCTCGCTCCTCACCCTCGACGAGAAGATAGCGCAGCTCTCCAACACCGCGGCGGGGGCGCCCCGCCTCGGCGTCCCGCCCTACGAGTGGTGGTCCGAGTCCCTGCACGGCCTCGCGGACAACGGGCCGGGGGTCAACTTCTCCTCGGGCCCCGTCGCCCGGGCCACCATGTTCCCCCAGGTCATCCTCTCCGCCGCCTCCTTCAACCGCTCGCTGTGGCGCGCCGTGGCCGAGGCCGTCGCGGTCGAGGCGCGCGCCATGCACAACGCCGGCCAGGCCGGGCTCACCTACTGGGCGCCCAACATCAACGTGTTCCGCGACCCCCGCTGGGGCCGCGGCCAGGAGACGCCCGGCGAGGACCCGGCCGTCATCGCCGCCTACTCCGTCGAGTACGTCAAGGGGTTCCAGGGCGAGTACGGCGACGCCAAGGAAGGCAGGATGATGCTCTCCGCCTGCTGCAAGCACTACGTCGCCTACGATTTGGAGAAGTGGGAGACCTTCACGCGGTACACCTTCAATGCCAAG GTAAATGCGCAAGATTTCGAGGACACATACGAGCCTCCTTTCAAGAGCTGCATCCAGGAGGGTCGTGCAAGTTGCTTGATGTGTTCATACAACCAGGTGAATGGTGTGCCAGCATGCGCGCGCAAAGATCTACTGCAGAAGATTAGGAATGAATGGGGATTTCaagg GTATATCGTATCTGACTGTGACGCTGTGGGAATTATTCGTGAATACCAGTCATACACAAGTTCAGATGAAGATTCAGTAGCGATTGTTCTTAAGGCTG GAATGGATATCAACTGTGGGTCTTTCCTGGTTCTGCGTACGAAGTCGGCACTTGAGACAGGAAAGATACAAGAAGAAGATATCAACCGTGCTCTTTTTAATCTGTTTTCTCTTCAGTTACGTCTTGGACTTTTTGATAAAGCCAGTGGGAATCAGTGGTTCACTCAACTAGGCCCCAGCAATATTTGCACTAAGGAGCACAGGGAGCTCGCAACAGAAGCTGTAAGGCAGGGTACTGTCTTGTTGAAGAATGATAACAATTTTTTGCCTCTGAAGAGAAGCGAAGTTAGTCATATTGCTATCATTGGACCAGCAGCAGCTGATTCATACTTAATGGGTGGAGATTACACAG GTGTTCCCTGTGACCCTATCACTTTCCTTAAAGGCATGAAAGCCTTTGTTCCGCAAACAACCGTCGCTGCTGGATGTAAGGATGTATCTTGTAACTCAACAGAGGGATTTGGCGAAGCCATTGAAGCAGCTAGGAGGGCTGATATTGTTGTTGTGATTGCTGGGTTGAACCTGACTCAGGAAACTGAAGATCTTGATAGGGTGAGCCTTCTCCTTCCAGGCAAGCAGATGGACCTCGTAAATAGCGTTGCTAGTGTAACAAAGAAGCCCATTGTGTTGGTTATCACGGGTGGTGGTCCTGTTGATGTTTCTTTTGCAAAGCACGATGAAAGAATTGCAAGCATCCTGTGGATCGGATATCCAGGGGAAGTTGGCGGACAAGTTCTCCCAGAAATTCTCTTTGGAGAGTACAACCCAG GAGGAAAATTGCCTATCACATGGTACCCTGAATCCTTCACCGCCGTTCCAATGACTGATATGAACATGAGGGCCGACCCTTCACGCGGTTACCCTGGAAGAACATACCGGTTTTACACGGGAGATGTGGTATATGGTTTTGGGTATGGATTGAGTTACTCAAAGTACTCATACAACATCGTAGGGGCTCCCAGGACAATTAGCCTGTCACGTTCATCATCCCCAAGCCTCATCAGTAGGAAGCCCGCATACACAAGGAGGGATGGGCTAGACTACGTCCAGGTTGAAGACATCGCATCATGTGAATCCCTAACATTTTCTGTCCACATCTCGGTTTCCAACGACGGCGCCATGGATGGGAGCCATGCTTTGCTACTCTTTGCGAGATCAAAGTCGATCGCTCCAGGCTTCCCACTGAAACAGTTGGTTGCCTTTGAGCGCGTTTACACAGACGCTGGCAGATCAACCAATGTGGAGATCATGGTAGATCCCTGCAAGCTTATGAGCGCAGCCAACACTGAGGGCAGAAGGGTGCTGCTCCTGGGATCCCACCATCTGATGGTAGGGGATGAAGAGCATGAGTTTGTCATCGAAGCATGA
- the LOC127335710 gene encoding probable galacturonosyltransferase-like 3 translates to MRLLAAAAAALLLLLATALSAAAAAELPEFREAPAFRNGAGCAGTPTIHIAMTLDGTYLRGSLAGVLSVLRHAACPESIAFHFVASSASPPRRLARLRAALAAAFPTLPAAIHRFDARLVRGRISSSVRRALDQPLNYARIYLADILPRSVPRVLYLDSDLLVVDDVALLWATDLGPRFALAAPEYCNANFTSYFTDAFWRHPAYPAVFANRSRAPCYFNTGVMVIDLDRWRAGDYTAKLEYWMDVQKQEARIYELGSLPPFLLVFAGDVRAVQHRWNQHGLGGDNVAGQCRELHPGPVSLLHWSGKGKPWLRLDAGRPCPLDALWAPYDLLRRQGARDDLLAAVA, encoded by the coding sequence ATgcgcctcctcgccgccgccgccgccgcgctcctcctcctcctcgccacagccctatccgccgccgccgccgcggagcTGCCGGAGTTCCGGGAGGCCCCGGCGTTCCGCAACGGCGCGGGGTGCGCAGGCACCCCCACGATCCACATCGCCATGACCCTGGACGGCACCTACCTGCGCGGCTCCCTGGCAGGCGTCCTCTCCGTGCTCCGCCACGCCGCCTGCCCAGAATCCATCGCCTTCCACTTCGtcgcctcctcggcctccccgccgcgccgcctcgcccGCCTCCGCGCGGCcctcgccgccgccttccccacGCTCCCGGCCGCGATCCACCGCTTCGACGCGCGCCTGGTCCGCGGCAGGATCTCCTCCTCCGTCCGCCGCGCGCTCGACCAGCCCCTCAACTACGCGCGCATCTACCTCGCCGACATCCTGCCCCGCTCCGTCCCCCGCGTCCTCTACCTCGACTCCgacctcctcgtcgtcgacgacgtgGCCCTCCTCTGGGCCACCGACCTCGGCCCCCGCTTCGCGCTCGCCGCCCCCGAGTACTGCAACGCCAACTTCACCTCCTACTTCACCGACGCCTTCTGGCGCCACCCCGCCTACCCCGCCGTCTTCGCCAACCGCTCCCGCGCGCCCTGCTACTTCAACACGGGCGTCATGGTCATCGACCTCGACCGGTGGCGGGCCGGCGACTACACGGCCAAGCTCGAGTACTGGATGGACGTGCAGAAGCAGGAGGCCCGGATCTACGAGCTGGGCTCGCTCCCGCCGTTCCTCCTCGTCTTCGCGGGCGACGTCAGGGCCGTGCAGCACCGGTGGAACCAGCACGGCCTCGGCGGCGACAACGTGGCCGGCCAGTGCCGGGAGCTCCACCCGGGCCCCGTCAGCCTCCTGCACTGGAGCGGCAAGGGGAAACCCTGGTTGCGGCTCGACGCTGGTCGCCCCTGCCCGCTCGACGCGCTCTGGGCGCCCTACGACCTGCTCCGCCGCCAAGGCGCGCGCGACGACCTCCTCGCCGCAGTCGCCTGA